CTATCATGCTGTACTGTACGACCCATTAAACTACTTATTCTTTACATACAACCTTACAATGCTGTTTTCAGAACTAAACCCTTCAATGCGGGACTGCTACATGAGTAAATACGTAGCATTATACGAGAATGTTTTAAACACTATACTGGTTCACAGAGGAAAGTATGACACAATAGCTGTTGCAGATGCTCCATTATCCCAGTACGCTGTTGAATGGTTAGGAATCAAAGTAGTCAAGCTCGTTAAAGCAGAACACGATGCTGAAGCCTCATCGATGGATCTATTAGAAGTTGAAAAATTGATGCGGGAACGCTTGATTGGGTTGGTGATCGTGACGTATCCGCCAACCAAGACGTCGGAATACCTGGAGGAGCAAGCCTCATTACACGGGGTTCCTATATTGAAAGTTGAGTCGCCCTTAACCAATAATTCGTTTTTATCAAGATTGTCAAAACTCGTCTCGCAAAATCTAACACCCTTGGAAACCCGGGCTACATGTGAAAAGGGAAATGATTGGAGCAATGCCGCGGTATTGGCATTGTCAGGAATAACGGGTGCGATAGGCTTGGCTGCCGGGGTTTTGATAAAAAGCCGCGTCAGGGTGAGGGAGAGGTGAAGTTTAAAGAAACATATTTGACACTAGTTCTCCTGGTGACAATAACCTTAGTAGCTTCTGTGAGCTCAGCTTTAATCTTTGATCCGAGGAAAATAATCACGTATTTAATGATGGGTCTCACCTTTTCCCTGACCAGCATTATTGTTTACTATAGAAAAATGGAGTTTCTCGCCTCTAGCGCTACACATACGAGCCTTCTAGCAGTAATCACGGGTTTAATGCTGGAATCCCTCACGGGTGTTCAATTCCCGGTATGGTCTTTGTTAATCGGACTCTTCATTATCTACTTAGCGGGAGTATTGATCAGGAAGGGCTTAGACCCTAATAATACATCAGCAGTAATAGTAGCCTCAACCTCGGCTTTCAGCGTGATAGGGGGTTACCTGCTGATAACGCTATTCCCTGTCAGCTATAATTTAAACTCTCTTTTCCTCGGAGACCCCCTTCTACTATCCAGCAGAGACGTGTTGCTCGTGACTCTCGTTACAGTGGTGGTTTCAATTATTTTCGTCTTCTCAATATATGAAATACTTTCACTAGGTATTGACGAAGTGTCTGTGAAACTGCTAGGTTTGAAAACCGAGGTTTACGACATCCTCACCTACACCATTATCGGCTTAACAAGCATAGGGTTGCTAAGGGTTAGTGGATACATTCTTCAACACGTTTTAATACTCCTACCAGCAATAACCGCATCCTTCTACTCTAACAGCGGAAAAGAACTAATCCTCTACTCGATAACGCTTTCCCTATTCTCCTGTAGCATCGGATTCCTACTATCCCTATACTTCAACCTGAGCCCCACTGGCCTCACAGGAGTCGTCCTCGTGGTTTTCATGGTTCACGGGATCTTGAGGAGGTGGATTAAGTGAGTAAGAAAAGAAGGTTTGGAGTAAGCATACCTGTCAAAATGGCTGATTTAGTAGATGACTTGGCCCGGTTAAACTCTTGCGAGAGATCCCGTGTCATCGAGCACGCGTTAAACGAGTACCTGCATGAAAACCTTCACGTTGAAGTGGAAG
This region of Thermosphaera aggregans genomic DNA includes:
- a CDS encoding metal ABC transporter substrate-binding protein, with the translated sequence MRKALIVFLIIGLIWLPSYHGEDQGLTIVATFSSLVPDISLITCPGDTVKGLIPAGVDPHEYMLTPDDVNYLKKADVIVSTAHTHAELQIKELVNAGELDGRLVEVSSISGIRLLKNPNTGQPNYHAVLYDPLNYLFFTYNLTMLFSELNPSMRDCYMSKYVALYENVLNTILVHRGKYDTIAVADAPLSQYAVEWLGIKVVKLVKAEHDAEASSMDLLEVEKLMRERLIGLVIVTYPPTKTSEYLEEQASLHGVPILKVESPLTNNSFLSRLSKLVSQNLTPLETRATCEKGNDWSNAAVLALSGITGAIGLAAGVLIKSRVRVRER
- a CDS encoding metal ABC transporter permease, producing the protein MKFKETYLTLVLLVTITLVASVSSALIFDPRKIITYLMMGLTFSLTSIIVYYRKMEFLASSATHTSLLAVITGLMLESLTGVQFPVWSLLIGLFIIYLAGVLIRKGLDPNNTSAVIVASTSAFSVIGGYLLITLFPVSYNLNSLFLGDPLLLSSRDVLLVTLVTVVVSIIFVFSIYEILSLGIDEVSVKLLGLKTEVYDILTYTIIGLTSIGLLRVSGYILQHVLILLPAITASFYSNSGKELILYSITLSLFSCSIGFLLSLYFNLSPTGLTGVVLVVFMVHGILRRWIK